Proteins encoded by one window of Vitis vinifera cultivar Pinot Noir 40024 chromosome 10, ASM3070453v1:
- the LOC100266951 gene encoding uncharacterized protein At4g04980: MASGSCLPLLFRRKTMTFEATKVSNISKNQKPAQSLKTEMPYGKTGNFILIMELRKKIMTFRDLIDLPPCDGSASIDELVIWTTEELHKMYPEVVPGIPVSATMGIASMDQGLVYLCRALKSVGDLWMKNTEWMGNIKYDAHGNLEQLGLALLDCMIKVAKDKFDMMEEEDAGKDNSPGPETSTFMRSYSFNKTASPCLSPVTPTSVLPELTNYPSKVGDFAYASSSPPFLWPLRMQAVGKLNPIDVKHLSFHMFPRVIPQDSTSNFTQKKSTVKEPEQEMEAKSDSEMTVAGAFEEAKDDKSIEETPDVVVADLNDMSSNEGGDNKISEAENLSISPMPSSASFEREDREVFGPPPAPPSPPAPPQLSLNAERVSLPPPMLQPKIAAPPPQPPPPPPQPLPLVTSRVSVPPPPLPPMPLTNEVAPPSLPPLMPSKGSVPSPPAPPIPLTTGAAPPPPPPPPMPLSNGAAPPSPPPMPLSSGAAPPPPPFMPLKGTGPLPPPPPMLLTKGGAPPPPPPGGAKNLRPRKAATKLKRSTQMGNLYRVLKGKVEGSSLQGQSSNGRKGLAGSSAGGKQGMADALAEMTKRSAYFQQIEEDVQKHAKSIMELKAAIGSFQTKDMNEMLKFHKHVESCLEELTDESQVLARFEGFPTKKLEALRMAAALYLKLDAIVANLQNWKPVAPLGQLLDKAEHYFSKIKGEIDALERTKDEESKKFQSHNIHFDFGILVRIKESAVDVSSSCMEFALKERREAKAMENQGSSGSKTEGPTKGCGKMLWRAFQFAFRVYTFAGGHDDRAEELTRELAQEIESDPRHV; the protein is encoded by the exons ATGGCTTCTGGGTCATGCTTGCCATTGCTCTTTCGCAGAAAGACAATGACCTTCGAG GCAACCAAAGTCTCTAACATATCCAAAAATCAAAAGCCAGCACAAAGCTTGAAGACAGAGATGCCATATGGAAAAACCGGCAACTTCATTTTGATCATGGAGCTCCGGAAGAAGATCATGACCTTCCGAGACCTCATTGACCTACCTccatgtgatggctctgcttCCATTgatgag CTTGTGATATGGACAACGGAGGAGCTTCATAAGATGTACCCTGAAGTTGTACCTGGTATTCCAGTCTCGGCAACCATGGGAATAGCATCCATGGATCAG GGGCTTGTCTACCTTTGCAGGGCTTTGAAATCTGTTGGAGACTTGTGGATGAAGAACACAGAGTGGATGGGCAATATCAAATATGATGCTCATGGAAATTTAGAGCAACTGG GGTTAGCACTACTTGATTGCATGATTAAGGTTGCAAAAGACAAATTTGATATGATGGAAGAGGAAGATGCGGGGAAAGATAATAGTCCAGGACCAGAGACAAGTACCTTTATGAGATCGTATTCGTTCAATAAAACTGCCTCTCCATGCCTTTCTCCGGTTACTCCAACTTCAGTCCTTCCAGAGCTTACCAACTATCCTTCCAAAGTTGGAGACTTTGCATATGCTTCTTCTTCCCCACCCTTTCTCTGGCCTCTGAGAATGCAAGCTGTGGGGAAATTGAATCCCATTGATGTAAAACACCTCTCTTTTCACATGTTCCCTCGTGTGATACCCCAAGATTCCACCTCTAATTTTACCCAAAAGAAGAGCACAGTTAAGGAACCAGAGCAAGAGATGGAAGCAAAGAGCGATTCTGAAATGACAGTAGCAGGTGCCTTTGAGGAAGCAAAAGATGACAAAAGTATTGAGGAAACACCAGATGTTGTGGTGGCTGATTTGAACGATATGAGCAGCAACGAAGGGGGAGATAACAAAATCAGTGAAGCTGAAAACCTGAGTATATCCCCAATGCCGTCTTCTGCGTCGTTTGAAAGAGAAGACAGGGAGGTGTTCGGACCACCACCAGCTCCACCATCACCACCAGCACCACCCCAGCTCTCTTTAAATGCAGAAAGAGTGTCACTACCACCACCCATGTTGCAGCCAAAAATAGCAGCACCTCCGCCGcagccaccaccaccaccaccacaacCACTACCTTTGGTGACTTCAAGAGTATCAGTGCCACCACCCCCACTACCACCAATGCCACTTACTAATGAAGTTGCTCCACCTTCACTGCCACCTTTGATGCCTTCAAAAGGATCAGTGCCATCACCACCAGCACCACCAATTCCACTTACAACTGGGGCtgctccaccaccaccaccacctccacctATGCCTCTTTCAAATGGAGCTGCTCCGCCATCACCGCCACCCATGCCTCTTTCAAGTGGAGCTGCTCCCCCGCCACCACCTTTCATGCCTTTAAAAGGAACAGGGCCATTACCACCCCCACCACCCATGCTACTTACAAAAGGAGGTGCTCCTCCACCTCCTCCGCCAGGTGGGGCCAAAAACCTACGTCCTAGGAAAGCAGCTACTAAATTAAAGAGATCAACTCAAATGGGTAATTTATATCGGGTTCTCAAGGGTAAGGTGGAAGGATCAAGCCTACAAGGTCAATCATCAAATGGGAGAAAAGGCCTGGCTGGGAGCTCAGCTGGTGGAAAACAGGGAATGGCTGATGCACTAGCAGAGATGACAAAGAG GTCTGCCTACTTCCAACAAATTGAAGAAGATGTTCAAAAACACGCAAAATCAATCATGGAGCTGAAAGCTGCAATTGGTTCTTTCCAAACAAAGGACATGAATGAGATGCTTAAGTTCCACAAACATGTGGAATCCTGTCTTGAGGAGCTCACTGATGAAAGCCAG GTGCTAGCAAGGTTTGAAGGTTTCCCCACAAAGAAGCTAGAAGCATTAAGGATGGCAGCAGCATTATACTTGAAACTAGATGCAATAGTTGCTAACCTGCAAAATTGGAAGCCAGTGGCTCCCTTGGGCCAACTCCTTGACAAGGCTGAGCATTACTTCAGTAAG ATCAAAGGAGAGATCGATGCACTGGAACGAACCAAAGATGAAGAAtccaagaaatttcaaagtcATAACATCCATTTTGACTTCGGTATCCTTGTCCGTATTAAGGAATCAGCAGTCGATGTTTCCTCAAGTTGCATGGAGTTTGCACTTAAG GAGAGGAGAGAAGCAAAGGCGATGGAGAACCAAGGCAGTTCTGGGTCGAAAACCGAAGGACCAACAAAGGGATGTGGCAAAATGCTTTGGAGGGCTTTTCAGTTTGCATTCCGGGTGTACACCTTTGCTGGTGGACATGATGATCGTGCAGAGGAGCTAACTAGAGAATTGGCTCAAGAAATAGAATCTGATCCTCGGCATGTATGA
- the LOC104878424 gene encoding uncharacterized protein At4g04980, with protein sequence MAASSLASSPILASNIAVPPPPPPPPPPPLPMMPSKGSVPAPPPTKPLKNGAAPPPPPPPPLPMMPLKGSVPPPPPPKNGAAPPPPPLPMMPLKGSVPAPPPPVPLKNGAAPPLPPPLFGAAKNLGPKRPTTRLKRSAQMGNLYRVLKKKMEGTNQEGPIPEGRSSQARRGLTGNSNGGKQGMADTIAEITKKSSYFQQIEKDVKKHAKSIMEVKGAITNFQTKDMTELLKFHKYVESHLEDLIDEGQVLARFEGFPTKKLETLRTAAALYLKLDAIVTNLKIWKVVAPLGQLLDRIEHYFNKIKGEVEAFERTKDEEAKKFQTHSINFDFNIIIRIKESMVDVSSSCMELALQERRQMKAVENKETPGSKTERPTKDCTTKLLWKSFHFAFRVYTFAGGQDDRAEQLTRELALQIESNLQHQ encoded by the exons ATGGCAGCATCTTCCCTAGCATCGTCGCCCATATTGGCATCAAATATAGCAGTGCCACCACCACCGCCACCCCCGCCTCCACCACCTTTACCTATGATGCCTTCTAAAGGATCAGTGCCTGCGCCACCACCAACCAAGCCACTCAAAAATGGAGCTGCTccacccccaccaccaccaccacctttGCCTATGATGCCTTTAAAAGGATCAGtgcctccaccaccaccacccaaaAATGGAGCtgctccaccaccaccacctttACCTATGATGCCCTTAAAAGGATCAGTGCCTGCGCCGCCCCCACCCGTGCCACTCAAAAATGGAGCTGCTCCACCACTACCGCCACCTCTATTTGGTGCAGCAAAAAACTTAGGTCCGAAAAGACCAACTACCAGATTAAAGAGATCGGCCCAGATGGGTAATTTATATCGAGTTCTCAAGAAAAAGAtggaaggaacaaatcaagaaGGACCGATTCCAGAAGGTAGATCATCTCAAGCGAGAAGAGGCCTGACTGGGAATTCTAATGGTGGAAAGCAAGGAATGGCTGATACCATAGCAGAGATAACAAAAAA GTCTTCATACTTTCAACAAATTGAAAAAGACGTAAAAAAACATGCAAAATCAATAATGGAGGTGAAAGGTGCCATTACTAATTTCCAGACCAAGGACATGACTGAGCTGCTTAAGTTCCACAAATACGTCGAATCCCATCTTGAGGACCTCATTGATGAAGGCCAG GTGTTAGCAAGGTTTGAAGGTTTCCCCACAAAGAAGTTGGAAACACTAAGGACAGCCGCAGCACTATACTTGAAATTAGATGCTATAGTGACCAACCTGAAAATTTGGAAGGTAGTGGCTCCTTTGGGCCAACTCCTTGATAGGATTGAGCATTACTTCAATAAG ATCAAAGGAGAAGTGGAAGCATTCGAACGAACCAAAGACGAAGAAGCCAAGAAATTCCAGACTCATAGTATCAATTTCGACTTCAATATCATTATTAGAATCAAGGAATCAATGGTGGATGTTTCCTCAAGTTGCATGGAGTTGGCACTACAG GAGAGAAGACAAATGAAAGCAGTAGAGAATAAAGAGACTCCTGGTTCCAAAACTGAAAGACCAACCAAGGATTGTACTACTAAACTGCTTTGGAAGAGTTTCCATTTTGCTTTCCGGGTATATACTTTTGCTGGTGGACAGGATGATCGTGCGGAGCAGCTAACAAGAGAATTGGCCCTCCAAATAGAGTctaatcttcaacatcaataa
- the LOC100266870 gene encoding polyphenol oxidase, chloroplastic: MSVHYKRKEGPRPFSYPYRLISTMASLSPPATTTTTNISSLQPSPLFHKASQVSLVGKRNPRFVRRVVSCNATNGDERSTSSSKSGESPLGKLDRRNVLLGLGGLYGVSGLGAADPFAFAAPISPPDLSECGAADLPAGAQPTNCCPPVSSKIIDFKLPPKNSPFRIRPAAHLASKEYIAKYKKAIELMKALPDDDPRSFMQQADVHCAYCNGAYHQVGFPDLDLQVHNSWLFLPYHRYYLYFYEKILGKLINDPTFALPFWNWDAPAGMQMPAMFADPNSPLYDKLRDAKHQPPKLIDLDYNLTDSNDTNEQQISSNLSIMYRQIVSSAKTTSLFMGAAYRAGDEPDPGQGTLENIPHGPVHIWCGDRTQPNIEDMGNFYSAARDPIFFSHHSNVDRMWTVWKGLGGKRKDFTDPDWLDAGFVFYDENAQLVRVKVRDCLDPTKLRYAYQEVDIPWLKSRPKPRQILKKVVNKLKHKSGVANAAEIPSSSSIVFPIKLDSTLRVDVPRPRKSRSKKEKEDEEEVLVIKGIELERDKFVKFDIFINDEDDPVSRPDNTEFAGSFVNVPHQHSHGKKKNTILRIGISELLEDLEAEDDDSVVVTLVPRYGADVITIGGIEIELAS; encoded by the coding sequence ATGTCAGTTCATTATAAAAGGAAGGAGGGTCCTAGGCCTTTTTCATATCCATATCGCCTGATCAGCACCATGGCTTCTCTTTCTCCTCCggccaccaccaccactaccaACATCTCCTCCCTGCAACCTTCTCCTTTGTTTCACAAAGCTTCTCAAGTCTCCCTAGTTGGAAAGCGAAATCCTAGATTTGTGCGTAGAGTAGTATCGTGTAACGCTACAAATGGTGATGAAAGGTCAACCTCTAGCTCCAAAAGTGGGGAATCTCCACTAGGAAAGCTTGATAGGAGGAATGTGCTTCTTGGCTTGGGAGGGCTTTATGGTGTCTCCGGTCTTGGTGCCGCTGATCCATTCGCCTTTGCCGCCCCGATATCTCCACCGGATCTAAGCGAGTGTGGGGCTGCAGACTTGCCTGCTGGTGCGCAGCCCACCAATTGTTGCCCGCCAGTGAGCAGCAAGATCATAGATTTCAAGCTGCCTCCTAAGAATTCCCCATTTCGCATTAGGCCGGCGGCTCACTTGGCCAGCAAAGAGTACATAGCCAAGTATAAAAAGGCCATTGAGCTCATGAAAGCTCTTCCTGATGATGATCCGCGGAGCTTCATGCAACAGGCCGATGTTCATTGCGCCTACTGCAATGGGGCCTACCACCAAGTTGGGTTTCCCGATTTAGACCTCCAAGTCCACAATTCATGGCTCTTCCTCCCATACCACCGTTACTATCTTTACTTCTACGAGAAAATCCTGGGAAAGTTGATTAATGATCCCACCTTCGCTTTGCCGTTTTGGAACTGGGATGCTCCTGCTGGCATGCAAATGCCTGCCATGTTTGCTGACCCTAACTCACCACTCTACGACAAGCTTCGCGACGCCAAACATCAGCCGCCAAAGCTGATCGATCTCGACTACAACCTCACCGACAGCAATGATACCAATGAGCAACAAATTTCCAGCAATCTCTCCATTATGTACCGGCAAATTGTATCGAGTGCCAAGACTACTAGTCTTTTCATGGGAGCCGCTTATCGTGCCGGCGACGAACCTGACCCCGGCCAGGGTACCCTTGAGAACATCCCACATGGTCCAGTCCACATATGGTGTGGTGACCGCACCCAGCCGAATATTGAGGACATGGGCAACTTCTACTCTGCGGCCAGAGACCCAATCTTCTTCTCTCACCATTCTAATGTGGACCGCATGTGGACGGTGTGGAAAGGGTTAGGAGGCAAGAGAAAGGACTTCACCGACCCAGATTGGCTAGACGCTGGGTTCGTCTTCTACGACGAGAATGCCCAACTTGTTCGCGTGAAGGTCCGCGACTGTCTCGACCCTACCAAACTCAGGTATGCCTATCAGGAGGTTGATATTCCATGGCTGAAATCCCGTCCAAAGCCCCGTCAAATATTGAAGAAGGTCGTCAATAAATTGAAGCACAAGTCTGGAGTAGCGAATGCAGCCGAAATTCCAAGTAGCAGCAGCATCGTCTTCCCCATAAAATTGGACTCAACGTTGAGAGTTGATGTTCCAAGGCCAAGGAAATCAAGGAGTAAGAAGGAGAAGGAGGATGAAGAAGAAGTGCTGGTGATCAAAGGAATAGAGCTAGAAAGGGATAAGTTCGTGAAGTTTGACATATTCATCAACGACGAAGACGATCCAGTCAGCAGGCCTGACAACACGGAGTTTGCCGGAAGCTTTGTGAACGTGCCACACCAACACTCCCATGGGAAAAAGAAGAACACGATCCTCAGGATAGGGATTAGTGAATTGTTGGAGGATTTGGAAGCCGAAGATGATGACAGTGTGGTGGTGACTTTGGTCCCTCGTTATGGGGCCGATGTTATCACCATTGGCGGAATTGAAATTGAGCTTGCCTCTTGA